The following proteins are encoded in a genomic region of Aliiroseovarius sp. F47248L:
- a CDS encoding flagellar basal body-associated FliL family protein translates to MGKIFPIVLALIGLAAGGGAGYFLKPPPAPEIVNPCGDVGGEDDSQSDPDVIAHADVDSEFVKINNQFVIPIVNDEKVTALVVLSLSLEVSTGNREAVYQREPKLRDEFLQVMFNHANTGGFDGVFTQTSRLTNLRRALREVATSILGAVVHDVLVTNIVRQDQ, encoded by the coding sequence ATGGGAAAAATATTTCCGATAGTGCTGGCTTTGATCGGGTTGGCGGCAGGGGGTGGCGCCGGGTATTTCCTGAAACCGCCACCTGCGCCAGAAATAGTAAACCCGTGCGGAGATGTCGGCGGCGAGGATGATAGTCAGTCAGACCCCGACGTGATTGCCCATGCGGATGTGGACAGTGAATTTGTTAAAATAAACAATCAGTTCGTGATCCCGATCGTAAACGATGAGAAGGTGACGGCGCTTGTCGTTCTGTCGCTTAGCCTTGAGGTCTCTACAGGAAATCGCGAAGCCGTTTACCAGCGCGAGCCGAAGCTGCGTGATGAATTTTTGCAGGTCATGTTCAACCACGCCAATACTGGCGGCTTTGATGGTGTTTTTACACAAACAAGCCGTCTGACCAATTTACGCCGAGCGTTGCGTGAAGTGGCGACCAGTATATTGGGCGCAGTTGTCCATGATGTGCTTGTCACCAACATCGTGCGACAAGATCAATAG
- a CDS encoding proline racemase family protein codes for MRVIDSHTEGEPTRVILSGGPDLGTGNLSDRARQLRDEHSWIYTATLAEPRGHDAMVGALLVPPSDPTCAAGVIFFNTVGNLGMCGHATIGLTATLAYLGQIGPGTHRIETPVGVVTAQLEDPNTVRVTNVVSYCLQSGVTVEVDGIGPITGDIAWGGNWFFLTEFDRIDLCPSNIPALTQAAHGIRSALNRAQITGADGADIDHIELLGPPKSTTAQGRNFVLCPGGAYDRSPCGTGCSAKLACLAADGKLSEGVVWQQESVIGSSYDCSYVTHPSGGIVATIQGQAFVTSEATLVFNTADPFRGGICTHKRES; via the coding sequence ATGCGCGTGATCGACAGCCATACCGAAGGCGAACCCACTCGGGTCATCCTGTCGGGCGGGCCCGATCTTGGCACCGGCAACCTCTCCGACCGTGCCCGGCAGCTTCGTGATGAGCATAGCTGGATCTATACCGCGACGCTGGCTGAACCTCGAGGCCATGATGCCATGGTCGGCGCGCTTCTTGTACCGCCATCCGACCCGACCTGCGCGGCGGGTGTGATTTTTTTCAACACGGTTGGCAACCTTGGCATGTGTGGACACGCCACCATTGGGCTGACCGCGACTCTGGCGTATCTAGGACAGATCGGTCCCGGCACCCACCGGATCGAAACCCCGGTTGGCGTTGTGACGGCCCAACTTGAGGACCCTAACACCGTGCGGGTCACCAATGTCGTAAGCTATTGCCTGCAATCTGGCGTAACGGTCGAAGTCGATGGCATCGGTCCTATCACGGGCGATATCGCTTGGGGCGGTAACTGGTTTTTTCTGACCGAGTTCGACCGGATCGACCTTTGCCCAAGCAACATCCCAGCTCTCACCCAAGCCGCACATGGTATCCGCTCGGCATTGAACCGTGCCCAGATCACCGGAGCTGATGGAGCCGATATTGATCATATAGAGCTCCTCGGCCCGCCAAAATCTACCACCGCACAAGGCCGCAACTTTGTTCTCTGTCCCGGCGGTGCTTATGATCGATCACCCTGCGGCACCGGGTGTTCAGCCAAGCTGGCCTGTTTAGCCGCGGACGGTAAGCTCTCGGAAGGCGTTGTCTGGCAGCAGGAAAGCGTGATCGGCAGCAGCTATGACTGCAGCTATGTTACCCACCCTTCGGGCGGCATTGTGGCCACCATTCAGGGGCAGGCTTTCGTTACGTCCGAAGCCACTTTGGTATTCAACACTGCCGACCCGTTTCGGGGTGGCATTTGCACCCACAAACGCGAAAGCTGA
- a CDS encoding flagellar biosynthetic protein FliQ — protein sequence MMDEIIFYDTLRAGLWIAVMISLPILTVALLSGLIVGLFQALTSIQEMTLTFVPKLIAILVVFWASMGFMTETLVGFFQLRVIPLIVGG from the coding sequence ATGATGGATGAGATTATCTTTTACGACACATTGCGCGCGGGTCTTTGGATTGCGGTGATGATCTCGCTGCCGATCCTGACCGTGGCGCTGCTGTCAGGTCTGATCGTCGGGCTGTTCCAGGCGCTGACCTCAATCCAGGAAATGACGCTGACCTTCGTTCCAAAACTGATTGCGATCCTTGTGGTGTTCTGGGCCAGCATGGGGTTCATGACCGAAACCCTTGTCGGATTCTTTCAACTGCGGGTGATCCCGCTGATTGTAGGGGGATAG
- a CDS encoding flagellar hook-basal body complex protein, whose amino-acid sequence MDNIGYTSLTRQSGLMREMQSVANNIANASTTGFRREGVVFSEYIHALAPGDPSLSMAMANTRALDLQQGALTQTGGSFDFAIEGVGFFLLDGSEGQFLTRAGSFTPSAEGELSTPDGYRLLDGGGAPVFVPPDAQTVSVAADGTLSIDGRAVAQIGLYTPTDQNDLLHRDGVRFEAPGGVETVLDDTAILQGYVEGSNVDPISEVARMIEVQRSYELGQKFLEKEDERIRSVLKTVAG is encoded by the coding sequence ATGGACAATATCGGCTATACGTCGCTGACCCGCCAATCGGGCTTGATGCGCGAGATGCAGAGCGTTGCGAACAACATTGCCAACGCGTCGACCACCGGCTTTCGGCGCGAAGGTGTTGTGTTCTCGGAATATATCCACGCGCTGGCACCGGGTGATCCGTCACTTTCCATGGCGATGGCGAACACGCGGGCGCTTGACCTTCAACAAGGGGCGCTGACCCAAACCGGCGGTTCATTCGATTTTGCGATCGAGGGGGTGGGGTTCTTCCTGCTTGACGGATCCGAGGGTCAGTTCTTGACGCGCGCCGGATCATTTACGCCATCGGCTGAGGGTGAATTATCCACACCCGATGGGTATCGGCTTCTGGATGGTGGTGGGGCGCCTGTCTTTGTTCCGCCAGATGCCCAAACAGTTTCTGTGGCCGCAGATGGAACATTGTCAATTGATGGTAGGGCTGTGGCACAAATCGGGCTTTATACTCCTACGGACCAGAACGATCTTCTGCACCGCGATGGCGTCCGGTTTGAGGCACCCGGTGGAGTGGAAACAGTGCTGGACGATACTGCGATATTGCAGGGCTATGTGGAGGGGTCGAATGTCGATCCGATCTCCGAAGTGGCCCGCATGATCGAAGTTCAGCGCAGCTATGAGCTGGGCCAGAAGTTTCTTGAAAAAGAGGACGAGCGTATCCGTTCCGTCCTGAAAACCGTCGCCGGATAA
- a CDS encoding FlgB family protein produces the protein MFEKMSILTKAVGLAQHAAARQSVIARNVANADTPGYRAKDIASFADTIRDDSGTAMHATRVGHLNGSSGRPDPEQQAVYRAGAMSPNGNSVALETEMMAAAEAKRDHDLALTVYKTSLGIMRTALARR, from the coding sequence ATGTTTGAAAAAATGAGTATCCTGACCAAAGCCGTGGGGCTGGCGCAACACGCTGCCGCCCGCCAATCGGTCATCGCGCGGAACGTTGCGAATGCCGACACACCCGGTTACCGCGCCAAGGATATTGCGTCATTTGCGGACACAATTCGCGACGATAGTGGCACCGCAATGCACGCCACACGTGTCGGTCACTTGAACGGGTCGTCAGGACGACCTGATCCTGAACAGCAGGCGGTGTATCGTGCAGGGGCGATGTCGCCCAACGGCAACTCGGTCGCATTAGAGACTGAGATGATGGCCGCCGCCGAGGCAAAACGCGATCATGATCTTGCCCTGACCGTCTATAAAACCTCGCTGGGCATCATGCGCACAGCGCTGGCCCGCAGGTGA
- the flgC gene encoding flagellar basal body rod protein FlgC translates to MNDLKSSVAAAASGMQSQANRLRHVSENIANADTPGYRRKLASFEAVMDGGQATGAVRSGRVTLDQTALPAIYDPAHPMSDETGHYQGSNVDLVIEIADAREAQRSYEANLKMFDQARQMSRSLLDLLRR, encoded by the coding sequence ATGAATGACCTGAAATCTTCAGTTGCCGCTGCCGCATCCGGTATGCAAAGCCAGGCAAACCGCCTGCGTCATGTGTCGGAAAATATCGCCAACGCCGATACGCCCGGATACCGCCGTAAGTTGGCCAGTTTCGAAGCGGTGATGGACGGTGGGCAAGCCACCGGTGCCGTGCGGTCGGGGCGGGTGACACTGGATCAGACAGCCCTTCCTGCCATTTATGACCCGGCGCACCCGATGTCGGACGAAACCGGACACTATCAAGGATCGAACGTCGATCTTGTGATTGAGATTGCGGACGCCCGTGAAGCACAACGCAGTTACGAAGCCAACCTCAAGATGTTCGATCAGGCCCGACAGATGTCGCGCAGTCTGCTTGACCTTCTGCGCCGATAG
- the flgA gene encoding flagellar basal body P-ring formation chaperone FlgA, translated as MRVLFSLFLLLSSTTMALADTVVAARNIRANAVVTVQDLKLVASDMPGGFQFIEDVVGQEARVVLYAGRPVLVNDVGPPALVERNQIVTLAYVSGPLTILAEGRSLGRAGIGDRVRILNLSSRTTVTGSVQADGTVSVSYTRN; from the coding sequence ATGCGAGTGCTGTTCAGCCTTTTTCTGCTTCTTTCCTCAACCACCATGGCGTTGGCCGATACTGTTGTGGCCGCACGTAACATACGAGCCAATGCGGTCGTCACGGTGCAGGATCTGAAACTTGTCGCGTCGGATATGCCCGGTGGCTTTCAGTTCATCGAAGACGTAGTTGGGCAGGAAGCGCGCGTCGTGTTGTATGCAGGTCGCCCCGTGTTGGTGAACGATGTCGGTCCGCCCGCGCTGGTCGAACGCAATCAGATCGTGACGCTGGCCTATGTGTCGGGTCCGCTGACCATTCTGGCCGAAGGTCGCAGTCTTGGCCGGGCAGGTATCGGCGACCGGGTCCGCATCCTGAACCTGTCATCACGCACCACTGTTACCGGCTCTGTTCAGGCGGATGGAACGGTGTCTGTCTCATACACACGTAATTGA
- a CDS encoding FAD-binding oxidoreductase produces the protein MTNNPIDIVVIGAGIIGVSTALELQARGRTPLLIDREGIAAETSRGNAGAFAFSEIEPLATPGIMRRAPKWLLDPLGPLSIPPSYALKIAPWMLRFWRASWADRYDHAVTAQTRLMNHCEAAFERQLSRFGDANMIRREGQLELYEGARAFEQAQPKWQRRSDLGIDVTLLTSPGDIAEIQPGLSRKFTHAGFTPGWFNTTDPQKWTESLARRYANQGGGFEALEISDLTPRSDHIELVTDKGKLQTKQVVICAGAWSHRLAAKIGDSIPLETERGYNTTFEHTTVDLKTHLTFAQHGFVMSKIGVGLRIGGAVELGGLDLPPNYRRAEILVQKAKSFMPELDVSDGTQWMGYRPSLPDSLPVISPSGAGDRVIYAFGHGHLGLTQSAGTAELVADLAMRANPAVDLAPFAATRF, from the coding sequence ATGACAAACAATCCCATCGACATTGTCGTTATCGGCGCGGGGATCATCGGGGTCAGCACGGCGCTTGAGCTTCAGGCGCGGGGTCGCACCCCACTGCTGATCGACCGCGAAGGCATCGCCGCCGAGACATCGCGTGGCAATGCGGGAGCCTTCGCATTCTCCGAAATCGAACCGCTTGCCACACCAGGCATCATGCGGCGCGCGCCAAAATGGCTGCTGGATCCGCTGGGACCATTGTCTATTCCACCGTCTTATGCGTTGAAAATTGCCCCTTGGATGCTGAGATTCTGGCGCGCCAGCTGGGCGGATCGATATGATCATGCAGTCACGGCACAAACCCGCCTGATGAACCATTGCGAAGCCGCCTTCGAACGGCAGCTTTCCCGGTTCGGGGATGCGAACATGATCCGCCGCGAAGGACAACTGGAGCTTTATGAAGGCGCGCGGGCTTTCGAACAAGCGCAACCCAAATGGCAACGCAGGTCCGATCTTGGCATCGACGTTACGCTGCTGACCAGTCCCGGTGACATCGCCGAAATTCAACCAGGCCTGAGCCGGAAGTTTACCCACGCCGGTTTCACGCCCGGTTGGTTCAACACCACGGATCCTCAGAAATGGACCGAATCGTTGGCTCGCAGATACGCCAATCAAGGCGGTGGGTTTGAAGCACTAGAGATTAGCGATCTTACACCCCGCTCTGATCACATTGAACTCGTGACGGACAAAGGCAAACTGCAAACCAAACAAGTCGTCATTTGCGCAGGAGCTTGGTCGCACAGGTTGGCCGCAAAAATCGGCGATTCCATCCCGCTAGAAACCGAGCGCGGATATAACACAACTTTTGAACATACGACCGTAGACCTGAAAACCCACCTGACCTTTGCCCAACATGGTTTTGTCATGTCCAAGATCGGGGTTGGTTTGCGCATCGGTGGCGCAGTCGAACTTGGTGGACTGGACCTGCCTCCCAACTATCGCCGTGCGGAAATTCTGGTGCAGAAAGCAAAATCATTCATGCCTGAGCTAGACGTGTCGGATGGCACGCAATGGATGGGCTATCGCCCTTCGCTGCCTGACAGCCTGCCGGTCATCAGTCCTTCTGGCGCCGGTGATCGCGTGATTTATGCTTTTGGGCATGGGCATCTGGGTCTGACCCAATCGGCTGGCACCGCGGAACTGGTCGCAGACCTTGCCATGCGCGCCAATCCAGCAGTCGATCTTGCACCCTTTGCTGCTACACGATTCTGA
- the fliE gene encoding flagellar hook-basal body complex protein FliE, translating to MDIRSTLAAQQYAASRQAATPAPQNEQSTNPFATAANSFAETIQQGEKTAMAALSGNADPHALVQALAQTELAVETAVTVRDKVVEAYQEILRMPI from the coding sequence ATGGATATCAGATCAACTCTTGCCGCCCAGCAGTATGCCGCGTCGCGACAGGCTGCGACGCCAGCGCCGCAGAATGAACAAAGCACGAACCCGTTTGCGACGGCTGCCAACAGCTTTGCCGAGACTATCCAGCAGGGTGAAAAAACCGCGATGGCCGCGCTGTCGGGCAACGCAGACCCGCACGCACTGGTCCAGGCGTTGGCGCAGACCGAACTGGCAGTCGAAACCGCTGTGACGGTGCGGGACAAGGTCGTCGAGGCCTATCAGGAAATTCTGAGGATGCCGATCTGA
- the flgH gene encoding flagellar basal body L-ring protein FlgH: protein MRPVTILLITSIVVSACTRMKNVGKAPDLNPVEMSAEHVAMSASALPRTAPAKSSPVRASLWSGGRQSLLGDRRAQQAGDILTVVIEIDDRAEFSNSSKRARSGSEEMGVPNFFGLPQSIDKDLPDGASMGNAVSLSSSSASNGNGSVKRNEKLELRVAATVIGTLPNGVLKIQGTQEVRVNFELRELLVTGFVRPEDISRQNEISYDKIASARISYGGRGQISDVQQPRYGQQVTDIILPF, encoded by the coding sequence ATGCGTCCTGTTACAATCTTGTTGATCACTTCGATCGTTGTTTCCGCATGCACTCGTATGAAGAATGTCGGAAAGGCACCGGATTTGAACCCGGTGGAAATGAGCGCGGAACATGTTGCGATGAGCGCGTCGGCCCTGCCGCGCACGGCACCTGCGAAAAGTTCTCCGGTGCGGGCATCACTGTGGAGCGGTGGGCGCCAATCGCTGTTGGGTGACCGGCGGGCGCAGCAGGCCGGGGACATTCTGACCGTCGTCATCGAAATTGACGATCGCGCCGAATTTTCAAACAGTTCAAAGCGTGCACGTTCCGGGTCCGAGGAGATGGGAGTGCCCAATTTTTTCGGCCTGCCGCAATCCATCGACAAAGATCTGCCTGATGGTGCGTCGATGGGAAATGCAGTGTCGCTGTCATCCAGCAGTGCGTCCAACGGCAACGGGTCCGTGAAACGGAATGAGAAGCTTGAGTTGCGTGTCGCTGCGACAGTGATTGGTACCCTGCCCAATGGTGTTCTGAAGATTCAGGGCACGCAAGAGGTGCGCGTGAACTTCGAACTGCGCGAGCTGTTGGTCACAGGCTTCGTACGGCCCGAAGATATCTCGCGCCAGAATGAAATCTCGTATGACAAGATTGCATCGGCGCGGATTTCCTATGGTGGGCGTGGCCAGATAAGTGACGTTCAGCAGCCTCGATACGGCCAGCAGGTCACCGACATCATCCTGCCGTTCTAA
- the flgG gene encoding flagellar basal-body rod protein FlgG: MRALNIAATGMLAQQMRVETISNNLANMSTTGYNARRAEFADLHYQQMARAGTISASDGTALPTGIQLGLGVRPTSVSMLVQQGTLSQTNGNLDIAIEGKGYFEVTLPSGGSGYTRDGGLKLSGDGLIVTSDGYAVAPEITVPSDARSISINADGEVYAYFEDAVEPELLGAFTLAGFTNEKGLEAIGSNLFRETPASGPAFVGAPGEDGRGTLRQGYLENSSVDAVREITELIAAQRGYELNSKVITAADQMLAATTQVR; the protein is encoded by the coding sequence ATGCGTGCATTAAACATCGCAGCTACAGGTATGTTGGCGCAACAAATGCGGGTCGAAACGATCTCGAACAACCTCGCCAACATGTCCACGACCGGATACAACGCGCGGAGGGCCGAATTTGCTGACCTGCATTACCAACAGATGGCCCGGGCAGGCACGATAAGCGCCTCGGACGGCACCGCGTTGCCCACAGGGATTCAACTGGGTTTGGGTGTGCGCCCAACATCCGTGTCGATGCTGGTGCAACAAGGCACGCTGTCGCAAACTAATGGCAACCTGGACATCGCCATCGAAGGCAAGGGCTATTTCGAGGTGACGTTGCCCTCGGGTGGATCCGGTTACACGCGAGATGGCGGTTTGAAGCTGTCCGGCGACGGCTTGATCGTGACCTCGGATGGTTATGCGGTCGCGCCTGAGATCACTGTTCCCAGTGATGCGAGATCCATCTCGATCAACGCAGATGGCGAGGTTTACGCCTATTTCGAAGACGCGGTCGAACCAGAGCTTTTGGGCGCTTTTACACTTGCGGGATTCACGAACGAAAAGGGGCTTGAAGCAATTGGATCGAACCTGTTTCGCGAAACACCTGCCTCTGGTCCCGCATTCGTCGGAGCGCCGGGTGAAGATGGGCGGGGTACCCTGCGCCAGGGTTATCTGGAGAACAGCTCGGTTGATGCTGTACGCGAGATCACCGAACTGATCGCAGCGCAACGCGGGTACGAGCTGAATTCGAAGGTCATCACCGCCGCCGACCAAATGCTTGCGGCAACGACGCAGGTGCGGTGA